In the genome of Triticum urartu cultivar G1812 chromosome 5, Tu2.1, whole genome shotgun sequence, one region contains:
- the LOC125511579 gene encoding uncharacterized protein LOC125511579, with protein sequence MAAGDRRLRLGSYLGDVSALSFLPSSLRSLLLAGTGSELLVYDVDVARLVASFRVFDGVRVHGIQPRGSPPADGLTLAVFGERRVKLLSLRVDAEDGGAVAVRLELEQRLPGFDHWVLDACFLEVDRLLAIGLGDNSVALWDLTDHVFVTRVNSPEKCLLYSMRMWGDSVQSLLVASGTILNEILIWKLVPETLSTSLLSSDELGATGVDNSENVHLSDNKYMAVHIGRLKEHEGSIFRIAWSSDGSKFMSVSDDRSARMWMLSCQPQDLTNQTAKIDDVDIIPKLTLFGHSARIWDCCISDSIVITAGEDCTCCIWGMDGKLIKTFKEHIGRGLWRCLYNPSSLVLITAGFDSAIKVHHLRNSSFHDILEENVAPDGLKYDSEVFEISSPIVSGQHGALDSKSEYVRCLHFVQENVLYVATNNGYLHHAELSDTKDPRWTEVIQVTEKAPIICMDVMTGCSDISLDKEDIIALGDGRGNVTIVRLSSPSLEPKIDLSVTWPAEKDRQLLGLYWCKSLECSHIFTADPRGALKLWNVRNALLSNGHAITTAQEVSLVAMFESPFGARIMCLDVSLQDEILITGDKKGNIAAFPFHKTLAAHDSSEAQQKIPLRDRFKGAHGISSVTSVQIITSASDHIEIHTTGGDCCICFFKYGRHVKKVEFVGMRQLKELGTIQSIYANHASGNQLVGTYAIGFTSVDFIIWDLENDTKLVQISCGGWRRPYSYYLGTVPEYQNCFAFVKDHSIHVHRHWAPAQDRKLLPQVFHTQFHGREVHSLCFIDPASYSHPERSTDLWIATGCEDGTVRLTGYSASSAGRWCSSKLLGEHVGGLAVRDTCFIPKTYTLADKSRNSSVSSADTWVENKDTTYILISVGSKQVLTAWILEPRIAENNKQVCSSGLDLDTKQGSECSDNSDSAVTFQWLSTHMPPKLGTKRLKADHVKLNFEEGGKGNSSAQPNLAIMDQMENDWRYLSVTAFLLKHPATELTVCFVVVACSDATVIVRALLLPSRLWFDVALLVPQASPVLVLRHIVVASGAHCEGDVYNGDRYIIVSGSTDGSITLWDLTDTIHGFMQLVSETKPHMVIDCQKRPKTGRGSQGGRRRWRPLANSSVKKGNEQALLPSENNLSSSRAAAESPHETSGVAETEAIKNTEDTVSSTQSCDIPELQPLQMFSGVHQSGVNCLHVSEMEQRSSSAPGLFYCIVSGGDDQAVQCFVFTLGPPQGCSTNTSNIISPPDKGGFQILGQHTVPSAHGSAVKGIWTDGAWAFSTGLDQRIRCWKMGPSGKFMEHSHVIISVPEPETLDVFHDRGSGIYHIAVAGRGMQMVEFSPPEDDSMKIA encoded by the exons ATGGCCGCCGGCGACCGCCGCCTCCGGCTGGGCTCCTACCTCGGCGACGTCTCCGCGCTCTCCTTCCTCCCCTCCTCCCTGCgctccctcctcctcgccg GGACCGGGTCGGAGCTGCTCGTCTACGACGTGGACGTCGCCAGGCTCGTCGCCTCCTTCCGGGTCTTCGACGGCGTGCGCGTCCACGGCATCCAGCCCCGCGGCTCGCCCCCTGCCGACGGGCTCACCCTCGCCGTCTTCGGCGAGAGGAGGGTGAAGCTCCTCAGCCTCCGCGTCGACGCCGAGGATGGCGGGGCGGTCGCCGTGCGGCTGGAGCTGGAGCAGAGGCTCCCCGGGTTCGACCACTGGGTGCTCGACGCTTGCTTCCTCGAG GTGGACAGGCTGCTTGCGATCGGTTTGGGCGACAATTCAGTGGCATTGTGGGATTTGACGGACCATGTGTTTGTTACCCGAGTGAATTCTCCAG AGAAGTGCCTTCTGTATTCAATGAGAATGTGGGGGGACTCTGTTCAATCCCTCCTCGTGGCGTCTGGTACCATTCTAAACGAG ATTCTTATTTGGAAATTGGTACCCGAAACCCTGAGTACTTCGTTATTAAGCTCGGACGAGTTGGGTGCTACTGGTGTAGATAACAGTGAAAATGTTCATCTTAGTGATAATAAATACATGGCTGTTCATATTGGAAGGCTGAAGGAACACGAAGGTTCAATATTTCGAATAGCTTGGTCCTCTGATGGATCAAAGTTCATGTCCGTTTCTGATGATCGCAG TGCTCGCATGTGGATGTTAAGTTGTCAGCCACAGGATCTTACCAATCAAACAGCCAAAATTGATGATGTGGACATTATACCCAAACTGACACTTTTCGGACACAGTGCTAGAATTTGGGATTGTTGCATATCTGATTCT ATAGTTATAACTGCTGGTGAGGATTGTACTTGCTGCATTTGGGGCATGGATGGAAAGCTAATCAAAACATTCAAAGAACACAT TGGCCGAGGATTATGGCGATGTTTATATAATCCAAGCTCACTAGTTCTGATCACCGCTGGGTTTGATTCTGCAATCAAAGTGCACCACCTACGTAACTCCTCTTTTCATGACATATTGGAAGAAAACGTGGCCCCGGATGGTCTGAAATACGATTCTGAGGTGTTTGAAATATCTTCTCCTATAGTATCAGGACAGCATGGTGCCTTGGATAG CAAAAGCGAATATGTCCGATGCTTACATTTTGTGCAAGAAAATGTTCTCTATGTTGCCACAAACAATGGATATCTGCATCATGCTGAGCTCTCTGATACAAAAGATCCAAGATGGACTGAGGTTATTCAGGTCACTGAGAAAGCACCAATTATATGTATGGATGTAATGACAGGGTGCTCAGACATTTCTTTGGATAAGGAGGATATAATTGCCCTTGGAGACGGTCGAGGAAATGTTACTATCGTCCGTTTAAGCAGTCCCAGTCTTGAACCTAAAATAGATTTATCTGTTACCTGGCCAGCTGAAAAGGATAGGCAACTACTAGGACTATACTGGTGCAAGTCCCTTGAATGTAG CCACATTTTCACAGCTGATCCTAGAGGCGCTCTTAAGTTATGGAACGTAAGGAATGCCCTTTTGTCAAATGGCCATGCGATTACTACAGCTCAGGAGGTTTCACTTGTTGCAATGTTTGAATCTCCCTTTGGGGCTCGAATCATGTGTTTAGATGTATCACTTCAGGATGAG ATCCTTATAACAGGTGATAAGAAGGGTAACATCGCTGCCTTTCCTTTTCATAAAACATTGGCAGCACATGACAGCAGTGAGGCACAACAGAAGATACCTTTACGTGACCGTTTTAAAGGAGCTCATGGCATTTCTAGTGTCACAAGTGTTCAGATAATCACCTCAGCTTCAGATCATATTGAAATCCACACT ACTGGGGGAGACTGCTGTATTTGCTTCTTCAAGTATGGGAGACATGTCAAAAAAGTTGAATTTGTTGGAATGAGACAATTGAAAGAATTAGGCACCATTCAATCCATCTACGCAAATCATGCCTCTGGTAACCAATTGGTTGGTACCTATGCAATAGGTTTCACCTCTGTGGATTTTATCATTTGGGACCTTGAAAATGATACAAAG CTGGTTCAAATATCCTGCGGAGGATGGCGGCGCCCTTACTCTTATTATCTTGGGACAGTCCCTGAGTATCAAAACTGTTTTGCCTTCGTGAAG GACCACAGTATTCATGTCCACAGACACTGGGCACCAGCTCAAGATAGGAAGCTGCTTCCTCAAGTTTTTCATACCCAGTTCCATGGAAGAGAAGTGCATTCTCTTTGCTTCATAGATCCAGCAAGCTATTCACATCCTGAGAGGAGTACAGATTTGTGGATTGCAACCGGGTGTGAAGATGGAACCGTCCGGCTTACAGG GTACTCGGCTAGTAGTGCTGGAAGATGGTGTTCATCAAAGCTGCTGGGGGAGCATGTTGGCGGGTTAGCTGTGAGAGATACGTGTTTCATCCCAAAAACATACACATTAGCAGATAAATCGCGCAACTCTAGTGTCAGTTCTGCCGACACTTGGGTCGAAAACAAGGACACCACTTACATATTGATATCTGTTGGATCAAAGCAAGTTCTTACGGCTTGGATTCTAGAACCTAGGATTGCAGAGAACAACAAACAAGTGTGCTCGAGTGGTCTAGATTTAGACACCAAGCAAGGCTCAGAATGCTCAGACAATAGTGATTCAGCCGTTACATTTCAGTGGCTTTCTACCCACATGCCACCAAAGCTTGGCACCAAGAGGTTGAAAGCTGATCATGTAAAGCTGAACTTCGAGGAAGGCGGGAAAGGAAATTCCTCTGCTCAACCCAATCTGGCTATTATGGATCAGATGGAAAATGACTGGCGTTACCTTTCTGTTACAGCATTTCTTTTGAAACATCCGGCTACCGA GTTGACAGTTTGTTTTGTGGTTGTTGCTTGCTCTGATGCAACAGTTATTGTCCGTGCGCTTCTTTTGCCTTCTCGGCTATG GTTTGATGTTGCCTTGTTGGTCCCACAGGCATCACCAGTTCTTGTGCTACGGCATATTGTTGTCGCCTCTGGTGCCCACTGTGAAG GTGATGTTTATAATGGCGATAGGTACATTATTGTGAGTGGATCTACAGATGGTAGCATCACATTGTGGGACCTAACAGACACCATTCATGGCTTTATGCAACTAGTATCAGAGACTAAGCCGCACATGGTTATTGACTGCCAAAAGCGGCCCAAGACAGGAAGAGGGAGTCAGGGTGGTCGTCGTCGGTGGCGACCACTGGCAAACAGTTCTGTGAAAAAGGGTAACGAACAAGCATTGCTCCCCAGTGAGAACAATCTGAGTAGCTCGCGCGCTGCTGCAGAGAGTCCACATGAAACTTCAGGAGTGGCAGAAACTGAGGCCATAAAAAACACTGAGGACACAGTTTCAAGTACCCAGTCATGTGATATACCTGAGCTGCAGCCATTGCAGATGTTCTCCGGTGTTCACCAGTCAGGCGTCAACTGCCTCCATGTTTCAGAGATGGAGCAGCGATCAAGCTCTGCACCTGGCTTGTTTTACTGCATCGTAAGTGGCGGTGATGATCAGGCGGTTCAGTGTTTTGTTTTCACATTAGGACCCCCACAGGGCTGCTCAACTAATACGTCAAACATAATCTCGCCTCCTGACAAAGGTGGATTTCAAATACTTGGCCAACACACGGTTCCATCGGCTCACGGATCAGCAGTGAAAG GTATCTGGACGGACGGTGCCTGGGCTTTCTCCACCGGGCTTGATCAGAGAATCAGATGTTGGAAGATGGGCCCGTCCGGCAAATTCATGGAGCATTCCCATGTTATCATCAGCGTGCCCGAGCCGGAAACTCTGGATGTTTTCCATGACCG TGGGAGCGGGATATACCACATCGCCGTTGCAGGAAGAGGGATGCAGATGGTTGAGTTCTCGCCGCCTGAAGACGACTCGATGAAGATAGCGTGA